The Streptomyces puniciscabiei genomic interval CGGCGGCCTCGTCCGTCTCGGCCTCGGCGCGCAGCGCCTCCCGGCGGGCGGACCGCAGCGCTTCCCTGGCCAGGTCGGCGGGGCGCCCGGCAGGACGTTCCGCACGGGCGGACCCGGGCAGGTCACGGTCTGCCGCAACGGCGGGCCCTGAGGGGTCACCGGCACCGGCCGCCCCAGGTACCCCACTGTCACCTCCGCCCACGGCCCCCCGCACATCACGATCACCGGCAACGGCAGACCCAGGGACCTCTCGGGCGCCCGCATCCGCAGACTCAGGCACCGCATGGCCACCCGCACCAGCGGAGGCCGACCGGAGGGCGGCCCGCGCCACGTCCGCGGGCCTCGGCTGCACGGTGCCGGCACGGTCGGACGCCACCTGGTCCTCCGCGGTGTCCGCTCGGCCGGTCTCCGCCCGCTCGAACCCGGTACGCCCTGCTTCCACGGGTTCGGAGCCGGCCGGTGCGGTCTCCGCCCGCCGTCGTGCCTCCCGCAGGGCCCGGCGGGCGGCGTCGCCGGGGCGCTGTTCGCCGCCCGTCACGACGGCCTCCGCAGCGAGACGAGGTCGGACAGCTCACGGTCGGTCAGCTCGGTGAGGGCCGCCTCGCCGGAGCCCAGGATGGCGTCGGCCAGGGCACGCTTGGCGGTGAGCATCTCGGCGATGCGGTCCTCGACCGTGCCCTCGGTGACCAGGCGGTGGACCTGGACCGGCTGGGTCTGGCCAATGCGGTAGGCGCGGTCGGTGGCCTGTTCCTCGACCGCCGGGTTCCACCAGCGGTCGAAGTGGACGACATGGCCCGCGCGGGTGAGGTTCAGGCCGGTGCCCGCCGCCTTGAGGGAGAGGACCAGGACCGGGGTCTCGCCGTTCTGGAAGCGGTCCACCATGCGCTCGCGCTCCGGGACCGGCGTGCCGCCGTGCAGCAGGTCCACGGGGATCGCGCGGGCGGACAGGTGCGCGGTGAGGAGGCGGGCCATGCCGACGTACTGGGTGAAGACGAGCGCCGAGCCGTCCTCGGCGAGGACGGTGTCCAACAGCTCGTCCAGCAGGGCGAGTTTGCCGGAGCGGGCCGCAAGCCGGTCGGCGCGCGCCTCCTCCTTCAGATACAGCGCCGGGTGGTCGCAGATCTGCTTCAGGGCGCCCAGGAGTTTCAGTACCAGGCCCCGGCGGGCGATGCCCTCGGCGGTCTCGATGGCCAGCATCGACTCGCGCACCACCGCCTCGTACAGCGCGGCCTGCTCGCGGGTGAGCGGCACCGGGTGGTCCGTCTCGGTCTTGGGGGGCAGTTCGGGGACGATGCCGGGGTCGGACTTCTTGCGGCGGAGGAGGAAGGGACGGACCAGGCGGGCGAGGCGCTCGACGGCCTCCTGGTCCTCGCCGTTCTCCACCGCGCGGGCGTGCCGCGCGCGGAAGGACTTCAGGGGGCCGAGGAGTCCGGGCGTGGTCCAGTCGAGCAGGGCCCACAGTTCGGAGAGGTTGTTCTCCACGGGGGTGCCGGTCAGCGCCACCCGTGCGGGGGCCGGGATGCTGCGCAGCGCCCTGGCGGTGGCCGAGTAGGGGTTCTTCACATGCTGGGCCTCGTCGGCGACGACCATGCCCCAGGGGTGGTCGGCGAGATGGGCGGCCGCCGACCTCATCGTGCCGTACGTGGTGAGGACGAAGCCGCCCTCCAGGCCCTCCAGGGTGCGGCCCAGGCCGTGGAAGCGGCGGACGGGGACGCCGGGCGCGAACCGGGTGATCTCCCGCTGCCAGTTCCCGAGCAGGGAGGCCGGGCAGACCACGAGGGTCGGTTCGCTGCGGGCGCGCTTCAGGTGCAGGGCGATGAGGGTGACGGTCTTGCCGAGGCCCATGTCGTCGGCGAGGCAGCCGCCGAGGCCGAGGGAGGTCATGAGGTCCAGCCAGGCCAGGCCCCGGAGTTGGTAGTCGCGCAGGGTGGCGGCCAGCCCGGCGGGCGGGTCGGCGGGGCGCAGGCCCGCCGTGAGGCGGTCGCGGAGGGTGGCCAGCGCGCCGACCGGTACGGCCTCGACGGTCTCGCCGTCCACGTCGGCGGTGCCGGTGAGCGCGACGGACAGCGCGTCGACCGGGTCGAGCAGACCCAGTTCGCGCTTGCGGGCCTTGCGGACGAGGGCCGGGTCGACCAGCACCCAGCGGTCCCGCAGCCGTACGACCGGGCGATGGGCCTCGGCGAGGGAGTCCATCTCGGCCTCGCTGAGCGGATCCCCGCCGAGCGCCAACTGCCAGCGGAACCGGAGCAGTTCGTCGCTCTCGAAGAAGCCGGTGCCGTCGGTCGCCGAGCCGGGCGCCGGGCGGACCACCGCGGTGGCCGTGAGGTCGCGGGCGAGGTCCCGGGGCCAGTGCACGGCGACCCCGGCGGCGGCCAGCCGTGTGGCGGCGACGCCGAGGAGCTCGCCCAGCTCCTCCTCGGACAGGGCGAGCACGTCGGGCACGTCCTGTTCGGCGAGCCGGTCCAGGGGCGGCCACACGCGGGCCGCGCGACGCACGGCGAGGGCGGTGTCCACGCGCGAGCGCGGCCCGAACGCCGAGTCGGCCTCCCCCGCCCACAGGGCCGCCGCGTCGGCCACCAGGGTGGGGTCGGCGAGGCTGTGCACCTGGACGACGGCCGCCCCGGCGGCGCGGGCGCCGGCACTCTCGCCGGCGTCGAAGACGTCGTACGCGGACAGGTCCAGGCGGAGCGAGATCCGCACGCCCGCGTCCATGCCGGCGGCGACCTCGGCGGCCCATGCATGGGCCTGTGGCAGCGCCACGGGCTCCCGGGCGGCGAAGGGCCGGCCGGAGGCGTGCGGGGCGGCCGGGGTGCGGGGCAGGGCGTCGGCGACCGCGTCCAGGAAGGAGCGGATCAGGGCCTCCGGCTCGGGCAGGCGCAGCGGACCGGGGTCCGGGAGCGGCACGGCGTGGCCCTCCGGGGGCAGGGCCGCGGCGACCGCGCGCAGGTGGGCGATGTCGGCGGGCTCCAGCGGCCCCGCCCGCCAGGCGTCATGACCGCTCGGGGTCAGGCCCGGCAGCAGGCGGCCGCGGGCGACCAGCCGCAGGGCGTGCAGCGCGGCGGCGCCCCAGCAGGCCGTCGCGGGATGGGCGGCCGGGTCGCGGCGGGCCCGGACCAGCAGCGGCAGGGCCTGGGCGAGCGGCAGGGTGAGCGCGGGCACCTGTCGGCGGCGCACCCCCGCACCATGGCGTCGTACGACCGTGAGCTCGGCGGTGTCGCCCTCGACGGCGCCTCCCTCGGGGTCCCAGAAGGCGATGCGGCCGTCGCGCGGGAGAGGCGCCGGGAGGTACACGGACGCGAGGCGCACCGGGACCCGGTCCCCGGCCCGCCCGGGGCCTTCCTCGCGCTCGGCCACCGCGGCCGTGCCTGCGCTCATACGTCCTGCCACCTCCCCCCTACGTCGGATCAGACGTCTTCGACTCTACGGGCGGGGTCTGACAGTCGGCCCCCGGACCGGCCGGGCCCGCGGTTACGGAACCGTGCGGGAGACGACGTAGACCGTCGGGTTCTTCGGGTCGGACATGTTCACGACCACGTCCTGGGTCGGCGCCGGGTTCTTCTGCTCGTGGGTCAGTCCCCACCAGGGGCCGGTGCCGGTGAAGTGCCAGCCGCTGACCTTCTGGTCGCGGGCGCCGATGGCGATGTCGTCCTTCTTCAGTTCGTCCGGGCGTGTTCCCATGGTCTGCAGGAAGCTGTACAGGCCGGCCTCGTTGGTACGGAACTGCACGTAGAGGCGGCTGGTCTTCCAGTTGTTCGTCTCGTAGGAGGCGACGTAGGCGGCCGGGTACGGGACCGCCACCTGGTAGAGGCGGCGCTGCACCTTCGACGGCCAGCCCGGGGTCAGGCCGGTCGCGGAGTACTTGGCCTCCTTGTCCTTGCCGCTGTCGCGGCTCTGGTTCGCGGAGATCACCAGGTAGCCGGCCGGGACGCCGATCAGCAGCCCGATGATCAGCAGGGTGAGCGCGCGGCGCCTGGCCTTGTGCCGCGGGTCCTCGGCGGGGCGGCGGCGCGGCTCGTCCGGCGGGGCGGCCTGGCGGGGCAGGGAGGCGGTCATGCGGTGTCCCGGTCGCGGCGGGCCTGGGCGTACCGCTCGTAGCGCTCGTACCGCTCCACCCGGCGGCGCTTGGCCCGGCGGAACCGGCGCGCGACCAGCCGGGCGAGGTCGGCGGCGCCCACCATGCCGGCCTCGGGGCCGAGCTGGGCGCGGGTGATGCGGGCCTCGGGGCGGTAGCCGCGGCCGGTGAGGTGGCGCTTGAAGGCGTCCCGGGCCGGGCCGATGAGCAGGTCGTCGGCGGCCGAGACGCCGCCGCCGATGACGAAGCAGGAGGGGTCGAGGGCGGCGGCGAGGTTGGCGATGCCGACGCCGAGCCACTGGCCGATGTCCTGGAGCAGCTCGATGCACATCGCGTCGCCCTCGCGGGCCAGCTCGGTGATCATCGGGCCGGTGATGTCCCCGATCTGGCCCTTGACGTGCTCGATGATGCCGTAGGCCACCGGGGAGTCGGCGGCGGCCAGCTCCTTGGCCTCGCGGACCAGCGCGTTGCCGGAGCTGTACTGCTCCCAGCAGCCGCGGTTGCCGCACGGGCAGCGGTGGCCGCCGGGTACGACCTGCATGTGGCCGAACTCGCCGGCGACGCCGTACTTGCCGCGCTTGACCTGACCGTCCTCCAGGATGGCGCCGCCGATGCCCGTGCCGAGCGTGATCATGACCAGGTGGTCCTCGCCGCGCCCCGCGCCGAAGCGCCACTCCGCCCAGGCGGCGGTGTTGGCGTCGTTGTCCACCAGGACGGGAACCGCGAGGCGACCGGCGATGCGGTCGCGCAGCGGTTCGTTGCGCCAGGACAGGTGGGGGGCGAACAGGACGCGGTTGCGGTCGGCGTCGACCCAGCCGGCCGCGCCGATGCCGACGGCGTGCACGTCGTGCCGGTCGGACAGGTCCAGGACCAGTTCGACGATGGTGTCCTCGACGACCTTGGGACTCTTGGACTTGTCCGGGGTCTCCGTGCGGAGCTTCTCCAGGATGTTGCCGTCGGCGTCCACGACGCCCGCCATGACCTTGGTGCCGCCGATGTCGATCCCCACCGTCGGCACACGGGGTGCGGTCAGGTGGGAGCGGCGTTCCCTGGTGCCGACCGTACGGAGCACGGGGGCCCGGCGGGAGCCGATGGGGGCGGTGAGGTCGCGGTAGGTGCTCATCGGGCTCGATTGTGCCGCACGCTCACGCTGAGTGCTGCGCGGGGCGAGGAGAGGGAATGCGCGGTCGTTGCCGGGTGCGGGCCCGTCGTGGTGGGTCGCGCGGTTCCCCGCGCCCCTCAACCACGCTGCAGTTCATGGCGCAGAGCCTCGAGGTCGCCTCCCCCGGCCATCTGCTGCGTCAGCTCGTCCAGCGTGATCTCGTCCCGTGTGTAATTGCCCACCATCGTGCCCCTGCGCAGCAGCACGAACCTGTCCCCCACCAGGTGGGCGTGATGCGGGTTGTGGGTGATCAAGACAACGCCCAGGCCCTCGTCGCGTGCCGCGGCCACATATTTGAGGACCACACCGGACTGCTTGACCCCCAGTGCCGCGGTGGGCTCGTCCAGGATCAGGGCCTTCGCGCCGAAGTGGACCGCGCGGGCGATCGCCACGCACTGGCGTTCGCCGCCGGAGAGGGTGCCGATGGGCTGGTCGACGTCCCTCAGGTCGATGCCCATGCGCAGCAGTGCCTCGCGGGTGGTGCGGCGCATGAGGCCGGTGTCCAGGCGCTTGAAGGGGCCCCTGCCCCTGCGGGGCTCGGAGCCGAGGAAGAAGTTGCGCCACACCGGCATGAGGGGGACCACCGCCAGGTCCTGGTAGACCGTGGCGATGCCGCGGTCCAGGGCCTCGCGCGGGGAGGAGAGGGTCGTCTCCTCGCCCTCGATGCTCAGGGTGCCGCCGTCGTGCCGGTGCAGTCCCGCGACGATCTTGATCAGGGTGGACTTGCCGGCTCCGTTGTCGCCGAGGACGCAGGTGATCTCGCCGGGGTGGACCTCCAGCGAGACGCCTTCGAGGGCGCGGACGGTGCCGTAGTGCTTGCTGACGTCGGACAGCTCGACCAGAGTCATTCGTTGGCCTCCGCGCGCTTCTTGACCCAGGCGTTGAGCAGGGTCGCGAGGAGCAGCATCGCTCCGAGGAAGAACTTGAACCAGTCGGGGTTCCACTCGGCGAAGACGATGCCCTTGCTGGTCATGCCGAAGAGGAGGGCGCCCACGGCGGAGCCGATCGCGCTGCCGTGGCCGCCGGTGATCAGGCAGCCGCCGATCACGGCCGCGATGATGTAGATCAGCTCGTTGCCGACGCCCTCGCCGGACTGGACGGCGTCGAAGGAGAACAGCAGGTGCTGGCCGCAGATCCAGGCGCCGAAGGCCACGCCCATGTAGAGGCCGATCTTGGTCCTGGCGACCGGTACGCCGACCGCGCGGGCCGCGTCCTGGTTGCCGCCGACGGCGAAGATCCAGTTGCCGGCCCGGGTGCGCAGCAGGATCCAGGAGGCCACGGCCACCAGTACGAACCACCAGAGGATCGTGACCTTGAAGTCGACCCCGCCGATCGTGAGGGTCGAGGCGAAGATCGCGTGGGCGGAGGGGAAGCCCTCCATGTCCCCGATGGTCTTCGTCGACACCGTGCCGTCGATCAGCTTGGTGAAGCCGAGGTTCATGCCGGTCAGCATCAGGAAGGTGCCCAGCGTGACGATGAAGCTGGGCAGTTTCGTGCGGGTGAGCACGAAGCCGTTGAAGGCGCCGATGGCGAGGGTGGCCAGGAGCGAGACGCCGACGCCGACCCAGGTGTTCGCCGTCATCTGGTAGCTGAACATCGAGGAGATCAGCGCCGAGGACGTCACCAGGACACCGGCCGACAGGTCGAACTCGCCGCCGATCATCAGCAGCGCCACGGGTACGGCCATGATGCCGATGGTCGAGGAGGCGTACAGGACCGTGCTGAGGCTGGTGGGGCGCAGGAAACCGTCGGCGGCGCAGGCGAAGAAGACGAAGACGGCAAGCGCGCCGACGACCGAGCCCAGCTCGGGCCGGGAGAGCAGCTTCCGCAGCGGGGAGCTCTGCAGAATCCTTTCGTCAGCGGTTTCGCCCGCCGCGTTCTCCATGGTCGCGCTCATCGGGTGCCCCGCTCGGTGTACGCGGCCAGCGCGGAGGCCTGGTCCTTGGTGATGATCTGCGGGCCGGTCAGCACGGGCTTGCCGCCGCCGAGGACGTCGGCGTTGTACTTGTAGGCCCACAGCAGGTCGACCGCCTCGTACCCCTGGAGGTACGGCTGCTGGTCGACGGCGAAGCCGAGGGTGCCGTTCTTCAGCTCGGCAGCGACCTGGGCGTTGAGGTCGAAGGTGTCGATCTCGGCCTTGCTGCCCGCGTCACCCCTGGCCTTCACGGCGGTGTCGGCGTACGGGGCGCCGAGCGTGACGACGGAGTCGATGGACCTGTCGGCCTGGAGCTTGGCCTCGATCGCGGACTGGACGTCGGGCATGTCGGTGCCGTTGACGTACAGCTTCTGCAGCGTGCCGTGGAAGGTCCTGGCGACGCCGTCGCAGCGCTGCTCGTGGCCGACGTTGCCCTGCTCGTGCAGCACGCACAGGGCCTTCTTCTTCCCGCGCTTGTTCAGCTCGTCGCCGACGGCCTCGCCGGCGACGGTCTCGTCCTGGCCGATGTGGGTGAGGGCGCCGAAGGCCTTGGACTCCTCGGAGCCGGAGTTCACCGTGATGACCGGGATGCCGGCCTTCTCGGCGCGGGTCACGGCGGCCTTCATGGCGTCGGGCTTGGCGAGGGTGACGATGATGCCGTCGACCTTCTTGTCGACCGCCGCGTCCACCAGCTGCGCCTGCTGCTGGGCCTGGTCGTCGTGCGAGTACAGGAAGTTGATGTTGTCCTTGACGGCGGCCTGCCTGGCACCGCTCTGCACGATGTCCCAGAAGGTGTCGCCGTCTCCCGAGTGGGTGATCATCGCGAAGGTCCAGCGCGGGGTGTTCACCGCCGCCCTCCCCTGGGCGGCGGCGGCCTTGCGGGCGTCCTCCGCCCGCTTGCCCCCGGTGCTGCTGCACGCTCCCAGGGACAGCGAAAGTGCCCCTGTCAACGCTATGACCGCCCAGGTCCGAAACCGTGCCACGAGGCCGTGCCCTTCTTGCCGTGTTCGTACGTGCGCAAGGGGCCGGTGATCAGCTCAGCGGCCCCAAACACTCCAGTATCGAACACCATGAACACTCGTGACAGGACAGGGGGTGCCCCAGCGGTCTTATTGTCCGGACATTGTGACCGGTCCGGAGTCCGACGTCATGACCGGACGAGCAGCTGGAACTCGAAGGAGTAGCGGCTCGGACGGTAGGTGTGGTCGCCGAACTCGACCGCACGGCCGGTGTCGTCGAAGGTGGTGCGCTGCATGGTGAGCAGCGGCGCGCCCTCGGCCTCGGAGAGGCGTTCGGCCTCGGCCGCCGTGGCACCGCGAGCGCCGATGGACTGGCGGGCGCTGTGCAGGGTGATCCCGGCCGAGCGCATCAGCCGGTACAGACCCGTGGCCTCCAGCTGTCCGGTGTCCAGGTCGAGCAGGCCGGGCGGGAGGTGGTTGGTCAGGTACGCCATCGGTTCGCCGTGCGCGAGGCGCAGCCGCTCGATGCGGTGCACGTCGCTGCCCTCGGGCACGCCGAGCGCTGCGGCGACCTCGGCGGAGGCCGGTACGACGGTGTTGACCAGCACCCTGGTCGCGGGGCGCTGGCCGGCCGCCTCCAGGTCGTCGTACAGGCTGCTCAGCTCCAGCGGGCGCTTGACCTGGCTGTGCACCACCTGCGTGCCGACGCCGCGACGGCGCACGAGGAGCCCCTTGTCGACGAGGGACTGAATGGCCTGGCGGACCGTCGGCCGGGACAGGCCGAGCCGCGCGGCCAGCTCGATCTCGTTGCCCAGGAGGCTGCCCGGGGTGAGGCTGCCGTGCTCGATGGCGGCCTCCAGCTGCTGCGAGAGCTGGAAGTA includes:
- a CDS encoding DEAD/DEAH box helicase; protein product: MSAGTAAVAEREEGPGRAGDRVPVRLASVYLPAPLPRDGRIAFWDPEGGAVEGDTAELTVVRRHGAGVRRRQVPALTLPLAQALPLLVRARRDPAAHPATACWGAAALHALRLVARGRLLPGLTPSGHDAWRAGPLEPADIAHLRAVAAALPPEGHAVPLPDPGPLRLPEPEALIRSFLDAVADALPRTPAAPHASGRPFAAREPVALPQAHAWAAEVAAGMDAGVRISLRLDLSAYDVFDAGESAGARAAGAAVVQVHSLADPTLVADAAALWAGEADSAFGPRSRVDTALAVRRAARVWPPLDRLAEQDVPDVLALSEEELGELLGVAATRLAAAGVAVHWPRDLARDLTATAVVRPAPGSATDGTGFFESDELLRFRWQLALGGDPLSEAEMDSLAEAHRPVVRLRDRWVLVDPALVRKARKRELGLLDPVDALSVALTGTADVDGETVEAVPVGALATLRDRLTAGLRPADPPAGLAATLRDYQLRGLAWLDLMTSLGLGGCLADDMGLGKTVTLIALHLKRARSEPTLVVCPASLLGNWQREITRFAPGVPVRRFHGLGRTLEGLEGGFVLTTYGTMRSAAAHLADHPWGMVVADEAQHVKNPYSATARALRSIPAPARVALTGTPVENNLSELWALLDWTTPGLLGPLKSFRARHARAVENGEDQEAVERLARLVRPFLLRRKKSDPGIVPELPPKTETDHPVPLTREQAALYEAVVRESMLAIETAEGIARRGLVLKLLGALKQICDHPALYLKEEARADRLAARSGKLALLDELLDTVLAEDGSALVFTQYVGMARLLTAHLSARAIPVDLLHGGTPVPERERMVDRFQNGETPVLVLSLKAAGTGLNLTRAGHVVHFDRWWNPAVEEQATDRAYRIGQTQPVQVHRLVTEGTVEDRIAEMLTAKRALADAILGSGEAALTELTDRELSDLVSLRRPS
- a CDS encoding ROK family glucokinase, which translates into the protein MSTYRDLTAPIGSRRAPVLRTVGTRERRSHLTAPRVPTVGIDIGGTKVMAGVVDADGNILEKLRTETPDKSKSPKVVEDTIVELVLDLSDRHDVHAVGIGAAGWVDADRNRVLFAPHLSWRNEPLRDRIAGRLAVPVLVDNDANTAAWAEWRFGAGRGEDHLVMITLGTGIGGAILEDGQVKRGKYGVAGEFGHMQVVPGGHRCPCGNRGCWEQYSSGNALVREAKELAAADSPVAYGIIEHVKGQIGDITGPMITELAREGDAMCIELLQDIGQWLGVGIANLAAALDPSCFVIGGGVSAADDLLIGPARDAFKRHLTGRGYRPEARITRAQLGPEAGMVGAADLARLVARRFRRAKRRRVERYERYERYAQARRDRDTA
- a CDS encoding ATP-binding cassette domain-containing protein, which translates into the protein MTLVELSDVSKHYGTVRALEGVSLEVHPGEITCVLGDNGAGKSTLIKIVAGLHRHDGGTLSIEGEETTLSSPREALDRGIATVYQDLAVVPLMPVWRNFFLGSEPRRGRGPFKRLDTGLMRRTTREALLRMGIDLRDVDQPIGTLSGGERQCVAIARAVHFGAKALILDEPTAALGVKQSGVVLKYVAAARDEGLGVVLITHNPHHAHLVGDRFVLLRRGTMVGNYTRDEITLDELTQQMAGGGDLEALRHELQRG
- a CDS encoding ABC transporter permease, whose translation is MSATMENAAGETADERILQSSPLRKLLSRPELGSVVGALAVFVFFACAADGFLRPTSLSTVLYASSTIGIMAVPVALLMIGGEFDLSAGVLVTSSALISSMFSYQMTANTWVGVGVSLLATLAIGAFNGFVLTRTKLPSFIVTLGTFLMLTGMNLGFTKLIDGTVSTKTIGDMEGFPSAHAIFASTLTIGGVDFKVTILWWFVLVAVASWILLRTRAGNWIFAVGGNQDAARAVGVPVARTKIGLYMGVAFGAWICGQHLLFSFDAVQSGEGVGNELIYIIAAVIGGCLITGGHGSAIGSAVGALLFGMTSKGIVFAEWNPDWFKFFLGAMLLLATLLNAWVKKRAEANE
- a CDS encoding sugar ABC transporter substrate-binding protein yields the protein MARFRTWAVIALTGALSLSLGACSSTGGKRAEDARKAAAAQGRAAVNTPRWTFAMITHSGDGDTFWDIVQSGARQAAVKDNINFLYSHDDQAQQQAQLVDAAVDKKVDGIIVTLAKPDAMKAAVTRAEKAGIPVITVNSGSEESKAFGALTHIGQDETVAGEAVGDELNKRGKKKALCVLHEQGNVGHEQRCDGVARTFHGTLQKLYVNGTDMPDVQSAIEAKLQADRSIDSVVTLGAPYADTAVKARGDAGSKAEIDTFDLNAQVAAELKNGTLGFAVDQQPYLQGYEAVDLLWAYKYNADVLGGGKPVLTGPQIITKDQASALAAYTERGTR
- a CDS encoding GntR family transcriptional regulator — encoded protein: MSLDLHVDRSSPVPLYFQLSQQLEAAIEHGSLTPGSLLGNEIELAARLGLSRPTVRQAIQSLVDKGLLVRRRGVGTQVVHSQVKRPLELSSLYDDLEAAGQRPATRVLVNTVVPASAEVAAALGVPEGSDVHRIERLRLAHGEPMAYLTNHLPPGLLDLDTGQLEATGLYRLMRSAGITLHSARQSIGARGATAAEAERLSEAEGAPLLTMQRTTFDDTGRAVEFGDHTYRPSRYSFEFQLLVRS